A window from Micromonospora profundi encodes these proteins:
- a CDS encoding GNAT family N-acetyltransferase, with product MTGEKVVEAYGVRLRQFRAGDVADVVDGCADPISQRFVTSLPAPYTEVDARWWIEAGAPAAWTGGGAAYAIADPATDRLLGGVGLNCPVPDRGQVEIGYWVRPSARGRGVATAATRALSEHAFAAGTSRLELLTDPENAASQRVALAAGYRYEGLRRSAGRFRDGGRHDLLAWVRLAEDPPGPTARLLPDLPGGVLTDRVVALRRLGPEDAELMYRLHSRPEVVANQAPPVPPARESIERRCATAESAWLTGDIARLLITDAATGEPAGSCGLSFSDVGSGEGSIGYALLPDWRGRGYATRAVRLLAGWAFGPAGMARLTAGTVPENTASHRVLERVGFQREALQRGRLPGLAGTRLDDLTFALLPDELR from the coding sequence GTGACGGGAGAGAAGGTCGTCGAGGCGTACGGGGTGCGGCTGCGGCAGTTCCGGGCCGGCGACGTCGCGGACGTGGTCGACGGCTGCGCGGACCCGATCAGCCAGCGGTTCGTCACGAGCCTGCCGGCGCCGTACACCGAGGTCGATGCCCGTTGGTGGATCGAGGCGGGCGCGCCCGCGGCCTGGACCGGCGGCGGCGCCGCGTACGCCATCGCGGACCCGGCCACCGACCGGCTGCTCGGCGGGGTCGGCCTGAACTGTCCGGTGCCTGACCGGGGCCAGGTCGAGATCGGCTACTGGGTACGGCCGTCGGCGCGCGGACGCGGGGTGGCCACTGCCGCCACGCGCGCGTTGAGCGAGCACGCGTTCGCCGCCGGCACGAGCCGGCTGGAACTGCTGACCGATCCGGAGAACGCGGCCAGCCAGCGGGTCGCGCTGGCCGCCGGCTACCGGTACGAGGGCCTGCGTCGGTCCGCCGGCCGGTTCCGGGACGGCGGTCGGCACGATCTGCTGGCATGGGTACGCCTCGCCGAGGACCCGCCCGGCCCGACCGCCCGCCTGCTGCCCGACCTGCCCGGCGGCGTGCTAACCGACCGGGTGGTGGCGCTGCGCCGGCTCGGGCCGGAGGACGCGGAGCTGATGTACCGGCTGCACAGCCGGCCGGAGGTGGTGGCGAACCAGGCGCCGCCGGTGCCCCCGGCGCGGGAGTCGATCGAGCGGCGCTGCGCGACGGCGGAGAGCGCCTGGTTGACCGGCGACATCGCCCGGCTGCTGATCACCGACGCGGCCACCGGGGAGCCGGCGGGCAGTTGCGGGCTGTCGTTTTCGGACGTGGGCAGTGGTGAGGGGTCGATCGGCTACGCGCTGCTGCCGGACTGGCGGGGCCGGGGGTACGCCACGCGGGCGGTGCGACTGCTCGCCGGTTGGGCGTTCGGGCCGGCCGGCATGGCCCGGCTGACCGCCGGAACGGTGCCGGAGAACACCGCCTCGCACCGGGTGTTGGAGCGGGTCGGGTTCCAGCGCGAGGCACTGCAACGGGGTCGTCTGCCCGGACTGGCCGGCACCCGACTGGACGATCTGACCTTCGCGCTCCTGCCGGACGAACTGCGCTGA
- a CDS encoding GNAT family N-acetyltransferase: protein MDHREIIEDGLLLRPWQEADADAVHRACQDRDIQRWTTVPRPYRREHARSFVTELSGRAWAEGTGAPFAVCDPTSGELLGSCGLISIDGNGTGEVGYWTAPWARGRNVMVRATRAVARWSFGTLGLRRLIWQAEVGNHASRLVALRAGFRIDGRLRLAGPASDGGGSEGWIGTLLPGEVPEPGSTGPAGPGTLVARRAAVFGRPQPTLFATAGAGELRLRAMEEKDLDAVVLTCRDPETIRWTTVPDPYERVDAQGYQGFGQAAWARGDAACFVIADPDDRYVGSLDLRLSPADPLLADVGFMTAPAARGRGYLPAALLALSAWGFTTLGLARIEWKANVGNNASRRAAEKAGFGFEGIARGGVSHRGERVDAWVGALLAEDLA from the coding sequence GTGGACCATCGGGAGATCATCGAGGACGGGTTGCTGCTGCGGCCCTGGCAGGAGGCGGACGCCGACGCGGTGCACCGCGCATGCCAGGACCGCGACATCCAGCGCTGGACCACTGTGCCTCGGCCGTACCGACGGGAGCACGCGCGCAGCTTCGTCACGGAACTCAGCGGACGAGCCTGGGCGGAGGGCACCGGGGCACCGTTCGCGGTCTGCGACCCGACCAGCGGGGAACTGCTCGGCTCCTGCGGGCTGATCTCCATCGACGGCAACGGCACCGGCGAGGTCGGCTACTGGACGGCCCCCTGGGCGCGCGGGCGGAACGTGATGGTCCGTGCCACCCGGGCGGTGGCCCGCTGGTCGTTCGGGACGCTCGGCCTGCGCCGACTGATCTGGCAGGCCGAGGTGGGCAACCACGCCTCCCGGCTTGTCGCGCTCCGCGCCGGGTTCCGGATCGACGGCCGGCTGCGGCTGGCCGGGCCGGCATCGGACGGCGGCGGCTCGGAGGGCTGGATCGGCACGCTGCTGCCCGGCGAGGTGCCCGAGCCCGGATCCACCGGCCCGGCCGGCCCCGGCACCCTTGTCGCCCGCCGGGCCGCCGTGTTCGGCCGACCGCAGCCGACCCTCTTCGCCACGGCCGGGGCCGGTGAGCTGCGGCTGCGGGCGATGGAGGAGAAGGATCTGGACGCCGTGGTGCTCACCTGCCGGGACCCGGAGACCATCCGCTGGACCACGGTTCCCGACCCGTACGAGCGCGTCGACGCGCAGGGCTATCAGGGCTTCGGCCAGGCCGCCTGGGCTCGGGGGGACGCCGCCTGCTTCGTCATCGCCGACCCCGACGACAGGTACGTCGGCTCGCTCGACCTTCGCCTCTCCCCCGCTGATCCGCTGCTCGCCGACGTGGGCTTCATGACCGCCCCGGCGGCCCGTGGCCGGGGTTACCTGCCGGCGGCGCTGCTCGCGCTCAGCGCCTGGGGGTTCACCACGCTGGGTCTGGCGCGGATCGAGTGGAAGGCGAACGTGGGCAACAACGCCTCCCGCCGGGCCGCCGAGAAGGCGGGCTTCGGGTTCGAGGGGATCGCCCGTGGCGGGGTGTCGCACCGGGGTGAACGGGTCGACGCCTGGGTGGGCGCGCTGCTCGCCGAGGACCTGGCGTGA
- the hpf gene encoding ribosome hibernation-promoting factor, HPF/YfiA family, which translates to MDIVVKGRNVEVPDHYRVHVAEKLAKVERYDHKLIRIDVELFHERNPRQADHCQRVEITCVSRGPVIRAEACTNDFYSALDAAIAKLDTRLRRAADRRRVHRGRHAPISVAAATAGLPVADLAAAPLSAPGDGARAGTAVAERVEEEHDDQQPWHIAREKVHPAEPMTIDDALFEMELVGHDFYLFQDKESGRPSVVYRRHAYDYGIISLATDQ; encoded by the coding sequence ATGGACATCGTGGTCAAGGGCCGCAACGTCGAAGTGCCGGACCATTACCGGGTGCACGTAGCCGAGAAACTCGCAAAGGTCGAACGCTACGACCATAAACTTATTCGCATCGATGTCGAGTTGTTCCACGAGCGCAATCCGCGCCAGGCCGACCACTGCCAGCGGGTGGAGATCACCTGCGTGTCGCGAGGCCCGGTGATCCGGGCCGAGGCCTGCACGAACGACTTCTACAGCGCGCTCGACGCCGCCATCGCGAAGCTCGACACCCGCCTGCGCCGCGCGGCCGACCGCCGCCGCGTCCACCGGGGTCGACACGCGCCGATCTCTGTCGCCGCCGCCACCGCAGGTCTGCCGGTCGCGGACCTGGCGGCCGCTCCGCTGAGCGCGCCGGGTGACGGTGCCCGTGCCGGCACTGCCGTCGCCGAGCGGGTCGAGGAGGAACACGACGACCAGCAGCCGTGGCACATCGCCCGCGAGAAGGTCCACCCGGCTGAGCCGATGACTATCGACGACGCGCTGTTCGAGATGGAACTGGTCGGCCACGACTTCTACCTGTTCCAGGACAAGGAGTCCGGTCGCCCCAGCGTCGTCTACCGACGGCACGCCTACGACTACGGCATCATCTCCCTCGCCACCGACCAGTAA
- the secA gene encoding preprotein translocase subunit SecA, whose amino-acid sequence MSILEKVLRAGEGRMVRRLKAIAAAVNSIEDDYVNLTDEELAGMTEQFRERLADGETLDDLLPEAFAVAREASARVLGQRPYDVQVMGGAALHFGNIAEMKTGEGKTLTSVMAVYLNALSGDGVHVVTVNDYLAQRDAAWMGRVHEFLGLTVGVVLPNRPASEHRAAYECDITYGTNNEFGFDYLRDNMAWSHDELVQRGHNFAVVDEVDSILIDEARTPLIISGPAEHSARWYGEFAGVVARLQPGTDGEGDYEVDHSKRTIAVTERGVAKVEDRLGIDNLYESVNTPLVGYLNNAIKAKELYKRDKDYIVNDGEVLIVDEFTGRILHGRRYNEGMHQAIEAKEGVEIKQENQTLATITLQNYFRLYNKLSGMTGTAQTEAGEFNKVYKVGVVSIPTHRPMVREDRPDVIYKTEKAKFNAVIEDIAERHQMGQPVLVGTVSVENSEILSQLLRRRGIPHNVLNAKFHAREAEIVAQAGRKGAVTVATNMAGRGTDILLGGNPEFLAANELRQRGLDPLENEEEYAKALEEVLPTWKQACDAEAEEVAAAGGLYVLGTERHESRRIDNQLRGRAGRQGDPGESRFYLSLQDELMRRFRAGAVEAVMERFNIPEDVPIESKMVTRQIKSAQAQIEGQNAEIRKNVLKYDEVLNKQRQVVYAERLRVLNGEDLSEQVRNMIDETIEAYVRGATSEGYGEDWDLEQLWSSLKQLYPVGVTIDELEEEAGGSRAGMDADFLIARLKDDAHAAYDRREEQLGAEGVRQLERMVLLQVIDRKWREHLYEMDYLQEGINLRAYAQRDPVVEYQREGFDMFATMMDGIKEETVGFLYNMDVQVAEPETTEESDEVKLLDKPVEIRAKGLNRAPQRQGLQYSAPTIDGDASPGAVAVEQESQQAPALGVGRPAQGAPAAPGRTAPSAPQRPGSGLRGPAVPSSAARRSAASQAEGSNGPSRNAPCPCGSGRKYKRCHGAPNGGN is encoded by the coding sequence GTGTCGATTCTGGAAAAGGTCCTTCGCGCAGGCGAGGGCCGTATGGTGCGCCGGCTCAAGGCCATCGCCGCCGCCGTCAACTCGATCGAGGACGACTACGTCAACCTCACCGACGAGGAACTGGCCGGCATGACCGAACAGTTCCGGGAACGGCTGGCCGACGGCGAGACCCTCGACGACCTCCTGCCGGAGGCGTTCGCGGTGGCCCGCGAGGCGTCTGCCCGCGTGCTCGGCCAGCGACCGTACGACGTCCAGGTCATGGGCGGCGCGGCGCTGCACTTCGGCAACATCGCCGAGATGAAGACCGGTGAGGGCAAGACGCTGACCTCGGTCATGGCCGTCTACCTCAACGCGCTCTCCGGCGACGGCGTGCACGTGGTCACGGTCAACGACTACCTCGCCCAGCGCGACGCCGCCTGGATGGGGCGTGTGCACGAGTTCCTGGGTCTGACCGTCGGCGTGGTGCTTCCCAACCGTCCGGCCAGCGAGCACCGGGCCGCGTACGAGTGCGACATCACGTACGGCACCAACAACGAGTTCGGCTTCGACTACCTGCGCGACAACATGGCCTGGTCGCACGACGAGCTGGTCCAGCGCGGGCACAACTTCGCGGTGGTCGACGAGGTCGACTCGATCCTCATCGACGAGGCGCGTACCCCGCTGATCATCTCCGGCCCGGCCGAGCACTCGGCCCGCTGGTACGGCGAGTTCGCCGGAGTGGTGGCCCGGCTCCAGCCCGGCACCGACGGTGAGGGCGACTACGAGGTCGACCACTCCAAGCGCACGATCGCGGTGACCGAGCGCGGTGTCGCCAAGGTGGAGGACCGCCTCGGCATCGACAACCTGTACGAGTCGGTGAACACCCCCCTGGTCGGCTACCTCAACAACGCCATCAAGGCCAAGGAGCTCTACAAGCGCGACAAGGACTACATCGTCAACGACGGTGAGGTCCTGATCGTCGACGAGTTCACCGGTCGCATCCTGCACGGCCGTCGCTACAACGAGGGCATGCACCAGGCGATCGAGGCCAAGGAGGGGGTGGAGATCAAGCAGGAGAACCAGACCCTCGCCACCATCACCCTCCAGAACTACTTCCGCCTCTACAACAAGCTTTCCGGGATGACCGGTACGGCCCAGACCGAGGCCGGCGAGTTCAACAAGGTCTACAAGGTCGGCGTGGTGAGCATCCCGACCCACCGTCCGATGGTTCGGGAGGACCGGCCGGACGTCATCTACAAGACGGAAAAGGCCAAGTTCAACGCCGTCATCGAGGACATTGCCGAGCGGCACCAGATGGGCCAGCCCGTGCTCGTCGGCACCGTCTCGGTGGAAAACTCCGAGATCCTCTCCCAGCTGCTGCGCCGCCGGGGCATCCCGCACAACGTGTTGAACGCCAAGTTCCACGCCCGGGAGGCCGAGATCGTCGCCCAGGCCGGGCGTAAGGGCGCTGTCACAGTGGCCACCAACATGGCCGGTCGTGGGACCGACATTCTGCTCGGCGGCAACCCTGAGTTCCTCGCGGCCAACGAGCTGCGCCAGCGTGGCCTCGACCCGCTGGAGAACGAGGAGGAGTACGCCAAGGCGCTGGAGGAGGTCCTTCCCACGTGGAAGCAGGCCTGCGACGCCGAGGCGGAGGAGGTCGCCGCCGCCGGTGGCCTCTACGTGCTGGGCACCGAGCGGCACGAGTCGCGACGGATCGACAACCAGCTGCGGGGTCGCGCCGGCCGGCAGGGTGACCCGGGCGAGTCCCGCTTCTACCTGTCCCTCCAGGACGAGCTGATGCGACGATTCCGAGCCGGTGCCGTCGAGGCGGTGATGGAGCGCTTCAACATCCCCGAGGACGTGCCCATCGAGTCCAAGATGGTCACCCGCCAGATCAAGAGCGCCCAGGCCCAGATCGAGGGTCAGAACGCCGAGATCCGCAAGAACGTTCTCAAGTACGACGAGGTGCTCAACAAGCAGCGCCAGGTCGTCTACGCCGAGCGCCTGCGGGTGCTCAACGGCGAAGACCTGTCCGAGCAGGTCCGCAACATGATCGACGAGACGATCGAGGCGTACGTTCGGGGCGCCACCTCCGAGGGCTACGGCGAGGACTGGGACCTCGAGCAGCTCTGGTCCAGCCTCAAGCAGCTCTACCCGGTCGGTGTGACGATCGATGAGCTGGAGGAGGAGGCCGGCGGCTCCCGAGCCGGCATGGACGCCGACTTCCTGATCGCCCGCCTCAAGGATGACGCGCACGCCGCGTACGACCGCCGTGAGGAGCAGCTCGGTGCCGAGGGGGTGCGCCAGCTCGAGCGGATGGTGCTGCTCCAGGTGATCGACCGGAAGTGGCGTGAGCACCTCTACGAGATGGACTACCTCCAGGAGGGCATCAACCTCCGGGCGTACGCCCAGCGCGACCCGGTGGTCGAATACCAGCGCGAGGGCTTCGACATGTTCGCCACCATGATGGACGGCATCAAGGAGGAGACTGTCGGTTTCCTCTACAACATGGATGTCCAGGTCGCCGAGCCGGAGACCACCGAGGAGTCCGACGAGGTCAAGCTGCTCGACAAGCCGGTGGAGATTCGGGCCAAGGGCCTCAACCGGGCGCCGCAGCGACAGGGGCTGCAATACTCCGCCCCGACCATCGACGGCGACGCCAGCCCCGGTGCGGTCGCCGTCGAGCAGGAAAGCCAGCAGGCACCTGCCCTCGGCGTGGGCCGCCCGGCGCAGGGTGCCCCGGCGGCACCGGGCCGGACAGCCCCGTCCGCCCCGCAGCGGCCGGGCTCCGGGCTGCGTGGCCCTGCGGTCCCGTCTTCCGCCGCCCGTCGGTCCGCCGCGAGCCAGGCCGAGGGAAGCAACGGTCCGTCCCGCAACGCGCCGTGCCCCTGCGGCTCGGGTCGCAAGTACAAGCGCTGCCACGGCGCCCCCAACGGCGGCAACTGA